In one Streptomyces sp. NBC_01241 genomic region, the following are encoded:
- the paaA gene encoding 1,2-phenylacetyl-CoA epoxidase subunit PaaA — protein sequence MTAVTADQAAQAGIGRPAGADDALEAAFDAAVAADERIEPRDWMPDAYRASLVRQMAQHAHSEIIGMQPEANWISRAPSLRRKAILMAKVQDEAGHGLYLYSAAETLGTGREELLDKLHAGRQRYSSIFNYPTLTWADVGAIGWLVDGAAITNQVPLCRCSYGPYARAMVRICKEESFHQRQGYELLLTLSRGTPAQHEMAQDAVNRWWWPSLMMFGPPDDASAHSAQSMTWKIKRHSNDELRQRFVDICVPQAAALGLTLPDPDLRWNEERGHHDFGEIDWKEFQEVLKGNGPCNEQRLTQRRRAHEEGSWVRDAALAYAEKHTGVRNAVRNEEATA from the coding sequence ATGACGGCAGTGACTGCGGACCAAGCGGCGCAGGCAGGAATTGGCAGGCCTGCAGGGGCCGACGATGCCCTGGAGGCGGCCTTCGACGCCGCGGTGGCGGCAGACGAGCGCATCGAGCCGCGCGACTGGATGCCGGACGCGTACCGCGCCTCGCTGGTCAGGCAAATGGCCCAGCACGCCCACTCCGAAATCATCGGCATGCAGCCGGAGGCCAACTGGATCTCGCGAGCGCCCTCACTGCGCCGCAAGGCGATCCTGATGGCCAAGGTGCAGGACGAGGCCGGGCACGGGCTCTATCTGTACAGCGCCGCGGAGACCCTCGGCACCGGCCGTGAGGAGTTGCTCGACAAGCTCCACGCGGGCCGCCAGAGATATTCATCGATCTTTAATTACCCGACGCTGACCTGGGCGGACGTCGGCGCGATCGGCTGGCTCGTGGACGGCGCCGCGATCACCAACCAGGTGCCGCTCTGCCGCTGCTCCTACGGCCCGTACGCCCGGGCGATGGTCCGCATCTGCAAGGAGGAGTCCTTCCACCAGCGCCAGGGGTACGAGCTGCTGCTCACCCTCAGCCGCGGCACCCCGGCGCAGCACGAGATGGCTCAGGACGCGGTGAACCGCTGGTGGTGGCCGTCCCTGATGATGTTCGGCCCGCCGGACGACGCATCGGCCCACTCGGCGCAGTCGATGACCTGGAAGATCAAGCGGCACTCCAACGACGAGCTGCGGCAGCGCTTCGTGGACATCTGCGTTCCCCAGGCCGCAGCGCTGGGGCTCACCCTTCCGGACCCGGATCTCCGGTGGAACGAGGAGCGTGGACATCACGACTTCGGGGAGATCGACTGGAAGGAGTTCCAGGAAGTCCTCAAGGGCAACGGCCCGTGCAACGAGCAGCGCCTCACCCAGCGCCGGCGGGCGCACGAGGAGGGCTCCTGGGTCCGGGACGCGGCACTCGCGTACGCGGAGAAGCACACAGGAGTACGGAACGCGGTACGGAACGAGGAGGCGACAGCATGA
- the paaB gene encoding 1,2-phenylacetyl-CoA epoxidase subunit PaaB: protein MSSSTDWPLWEVFVRSRRGLSHTHAGSLHAPDAEMALRNARDLYTRRSEGVSIWVVPSAQVTASSPDEKDSFFEPAGDKPYRHPTFYEIPEGVKHL, encoded by the coding sequence ATGAGCAGCTCGACCGATTGGCCGCTGTGGGAGGTGTTCGTGCGTTCACGCCGCGGGCTGTCCCACACCCACGCGGGGAGCCTGCACGCCCCGGACGCGGAAATGGCCCTGCGCAACGCGCGCGATCTGTACACACGCCGCTCCGAGGGCGTCTCCATATGGGTGGTCCCGTCCGCACAGGTCACGGCCTCCTCGCCGGACGAGAAGGACTCCTTCTTCGAGCCGGCCGGTGACAAGCCGTACCGGCACCCGACGTTCTACGAGATCCCGGAGGGGGTGAAGCACCTGTGA
- a CDS encoding DUF5819 family protein: MDSYDDRGVGGGNGSAGPGPGQSEDTPSGTGQEPGSGLRGGIAALSLPYQIVAAIALSVIGLFACGQLAMVFLHVAPSNTLTKQHGQAVDDWIYPEFEQNWKLFAPNPLQQNVAVHVRAETAGASGRRTTPWISLSAEDGKAIRGNLLPSHIHQNELRRSWDFYVGSHDNENRANGLRGELSERYIRRIAMRRLGEHDYGGTVERIQIRSEVRSIAAPGWSEERISTKPSYRVLPWWTVTDADLSESDKGADK, encoded by the coding sequence ATGGATTCGTACGACGACAGGGGTGTCGGAGGCGGGAACGGGAGCGCCGGACCAGGGCCGGGGCAGAGCGAGGACACGCCGTCCGGCACCGGTCAGGAGCCGGGTTCAGGTCTCCGTGGCGGCATAGCTGCCCTGTCCCTTCCGTACCAGATCGTTGCCGCGATCGCGCTGTCCGTCATCGGGCTGTTCGCATGCGGCCAACTGGCCATGGTGTTTCTTCATGTCGCCCCCTCCAACACGCTGACCAAGCAGCACGGCCAGGCGGTCGACGACTGGATCTATCCAGAGTTCGAACAGAACTGGAAGCTCTTCGCTCCGAACCCGCTCCAGCAGAACGTGGCCGTTCACGTACGCGCCGAGACAGCCGGCGCCAGCGGCCGCCGCACCACCCCCTGGATAAGCCTTTCCGCTGAGGACGGCAAGGCGATACGCGGCAATCTTCTTCCCAGCCACATCCATCAGAACGAGCTGCGCCGCAGCTGGGACTTCTACGTCGGTTCCCACGACAACGAGAACCGGGCGAACGGCCTGCGCGGTGAGCTCTCCGAGCGCTACATCCGCCGCATCGCGATGCGGCGCCTCGGTGAGCACGACTACGGCGGCACCGTAGAGCGCATCCAGATCCGTTCCGAGGTGCGGTCCATCGCGGCGCCCGGCTGGAGCGAGGAACGGATCAGTACGAAGCCGTCCTACCGGGTGCTGCCGTGGTGGACCGTAACCGACGCAGACCTCTCCGAGAGCGACAAGGGAGCGGACAAGTGA